A section of the Engraulis encrasicolus isolate BLACKSEA-1 chromosome 8, IST_EnEncr_1.0, whole genome shotgun sequence genome encodes:
- the LOC134453460 gene encoding claudin-8-like, giving the protein MVQGASELMGMCLGIVGLLGAAVTTGLPMWKVTAFIGENIIVMETRWEGLWMNCYRQSNIRMQCKVYDSLLFLPPELQAARGLMCCSLALSGIGLLVALVGLRSLHCLSGQLRLKRILLMVAGGMQVLASACVFIPVSWTGHAIIRDFYNPLLIDAQRRELGEALYIGWVSGAVLFAAGLVFLCCWRIVKEEGSFDVYQPGYYYAPGAKPTLTRFHPLASSMSSAMQQQPMLMHQTSFLAPPSSVHSMPPMAPQGPYPFNPQQTIQYGQQQFVPAAAAAPMVYPAANAMPLYPPPAASFTKGGPQHQLTPRESLYYSQSQHSTPYTATSQTPYASYQSNSSFHPVQQKPVFIGYDYSRVAPSHSSSSSGMRI; this is encoded by the exons ATGGTGCAGGGGGCATCCGAGTTGATGGGCATGTGCCTGGGCATCGTGGGTCTCCTGGGGGCAGCCGTCACCACCGGACTGCCCATGTGGAAGGTCACAGCCTTCATCGGAGAGAACATCATTGTCATGGAAACGCGCTGGGAGGGCCTGTGGATGAACTGCTACCGGCAGTCCAACATCCGCATGCAGTGCAAAGTCTACGACTCCTTGCTCTTCCTGCCCCCGGAGCTGCAGGCCGCCCGAGGCCTCATGTGCTGCTCGCTCGCGCTGTCTGGCATCGGCCTGTTGGTGGCGCTGGTGGGTTTGCGTAGCCTGCACTGCCTGTCGGGGCAGCTGAGGCTGAAGCGCATCCTGCTGATGGTGGCGGGGGGCATGCAGGTGCTGGCCTCCGCCTGCGTCTTCATCCCCGTCTCCTGGACCGGCCACGCCATCATCCGCGACTTCTACAACCCGCTGCTGATCGACGCGCAGCGCCGGGAGCTGGGCGAGGCGCTCTACATCGGCTGGGTGTCAGGTGCCGTCTTGTTTGCCGCCGGCCTGGTGTTCCTGTGCTGCTGGCGGATCGTGAAAGAGGAAGGCTCGTTCGACGTCTACCAGCCGGGGTACTACTACGCCCCCGGTGCCAAGCCCACCCTCACCCGCTTCCACCCGCTGGCCAGCTCCATGAGCTCCGCCATGCAGCAGCAGCCCATGCTGATGCACCAGACCAGCTTCCTGG CACCACCGTCATCGGTACACAGTATGCCCCCCATGGCTCCACAAGGCCCATATCCCTTCAACCCTCAACAAACCATCCAGTACGGGCAACAACAGTtcgtccctgctgctgctgctgcacctatGGTGTACCCAGCAGCCAATGCCATGCCATTGtacccaccaccagcagcatcctTCACAAAGGGAGGTCCTCAACACCAGTTGACCCCAAGGGAGTCTCTCTACTACAGCCAAAGCCAGCACTCCACGCCGTACACCGCCACGTCCCAGACGCCATACGCTTCGTACCAGTCCAACTCCAGCTTCCACCCGGTGCAGCAGAAGCCGGTGTTCATCGGGTACGACTACTCCAGGGTGGCGCCCTCACACTCCAGCTCCAGCTCAGGCATGCGGATATGA
- the cldn8.1 gene encoding claudin-8, with amino-acid sequence MANPALEVAALCLTLIGLIGCAASTGMPQWRVTAFIGENIIVMETRYEGLWMNCYRQADIRMQCKVYDSLLALPPDLQAARGLMCCAVALGGLGLLVSIMGMQCTGCIDRENQGAKRMVLIIAGSMIIGACICCIIPVSWTGHVIIRDFYNPLLIDAQRRELGEALYIGWVSAAFLFAGGCVFVCCSVPRDDESDYYSRKKNVYNPGTPYVSYTPQPLLPAAPVPRPQSMYSYPSRQPSIQDYSRQPSRQPSFQPSMHPSLQQSYHPGYLPSATPSYHPDMHNLSRHPSLQPVRHPSLQSKVAYL; translated from the exons atGGCGAACCCTGCGCTGGAGGTGGCGGCGCTGTGCCTGACGCTGATCGGTCTGATCGGCTGCGCAGCCAGCACCGGCATGCCGCAGTGGCGCGTCACCGCCTTCATCGGCGAGAACATCATCGTCATGGAGACCCGCTACGAGGGCCTGTGGATGAACTGCTACCGGCAGGCCGACATTCGCATGCAGTGCAAG GTGTACGACTCTCTGCTGGCCCTGCCCCCTGACCTCCAGGCTGCTCGAGGCCTAATGTGCTGTGCGGTGGCGCTGGGTGGCCTAGGCCTGCTGGTGAGCATCATGGGCATGCAATGCACCGGCTGCATCGACCGAGAAAACCAAGGCGCCAAGCGCATGGTGCTGATCATCGCCGGCAGCATGATCATCGGCGCCTGCATCTGCTGCATCATCCCCGTCTCCTGGACCGGCCACGTCATCATCCGCGACTTCTACAACCCGCTGCTGATCGACGCGCAGCGCCGGGAGCTTGGCGAGGCGCTCTACATCGGCTGGGTGTCGGCGGCGTTCCTGTTCGCCGgagggtgcgtgtttgtgtgctgcaGCGTACCGCGGGACGACGAGAGCGACTACTACTCCCGGAAGAAGAACGTGTACAACCCGGGGACGCCTTACGTGTCCTACACGCCGCAGCCACTGCTGCCCGCTGCTCCGGTGCCAAGGCCTCAGTCCATGTACAGCTACCCATCCAGGCAGCCCTCCATACAGGACTACTCCAGACAGCCTTCGAGGCAGCCCTCCTTCCAGCCCTCCATGCATCCGTCCCTGCAACAGTCCTATCATCCAGGCTATCTACCCTCTGCGACTCCATCGTACCATCCGGACATGCATAACCTGTCCAGGCACCCTTCTCTGCAGCCTGTGAGGCACCCCTCTCTCCAGAGCAAAGTCGCCTATCTCTAG
- the cldn8.2 gene encoding claudin-8: protein MAYSAPASYVDKSYMDRTYSGGKSYGDGYVYDEKAAKSAQETLYEEQLKVEKRRRQDALCCDIVALVIGFLGLIGVAAVTGLPMWKVTAFIEENIIVMETRWEGLWMNCYRQANIRMQCKVYDSLLFLPPDLQAARGLMCASVALSTFAFVVSAVGLRCTKLVDSRPRTKHIVLVTGGSLYMAGCVTCIIPVSWTGHVIIQDFYNPLLIAAQRRELGEALYIGWCTSALLFSAGCILLCRHAPRTNEEEDPNQVIYRAASGAYNYQPYSYQPTYSQYPPGYYQPAYSAAPPGSVVYTPVQYT from the exons ATGGCCTACTCGGCCCCGGCGTCCTACGtggacaagtcctacatggaccgCACGTACAGTGGCGGCAAGTCCTACGGCGACGGCTATGTGTATGACGAGAAGGCGGCCAAGTCAGCCCAGGAGACGCTGTACGAGGAGCAGCTGAAGGTGGAGAAGCGACGGCGGCAGGACGCGCTGTGCTGCGACATTGTGGCACTCGTCATCGGCTTCCTGGGCCTGATCGGCGTGGCGGCCGTCACCGGGCTGCCCATGTGGAAGGTCACCGCCTTCATTGAGGAGAACATTATCGTCATGGAGACGCGATGGGAGGGCCTGTGGATGAACTGCTACCGGCAGGCTAACATCCGTATGCAGTGCAAG GTGTACGACTCTCTGCTGTTCCTGCCGCCCGACCTGCAGGCTGCCCGTGGCCTGATGTGCGCCTCGGTGGCACTGAGCACCTTCGCCTTCGTGGTGTCCGCCGTGGGGCTTCGCTGCACGAAGCTGGTGGACTCGCGGCCGCGCACCAAGCACATCGTGCTGGTGACCGGTGGCAGCCTGTACATGGCGGGCTGCGTCACCTGCATCATCCCCGTCTCCTGGACCGGCCACGTCATCATCCAGGACTTCTACAACCCGCTGCTGATCGCGGCGCAGCGCCGGGAGCTGGGCGAGGCGCTCTACATCGGCTGGTGCACCTCGGCCCTGCTCTTCTCAGCCGGCTGCATCCTGCTGTGCCGACACGCCCCGCGCACCAACGAGGAAGAGGACCCCAACCAGGTGATCTACCGTGCGGCCTCCGGGGCCTACAACTACCAGCCGTACAGCTACCAGCCCACGTACTCGCAGTACCCGCCCGGTTACTACCAGCCTGCCTACTCCGCCGCTCCTCCTGGCTCGGTGGTGTACACCCCTGTCCAGTACACCTGA